In Lemur catta isolate mLemCat1 chromosome 18, mLemCat1.pri, whole genome shotgun sequence, a genomic segment contains:
- the TWF2 gene encoding twinfilin-2 has product MAHQTGIHATEELKEFFAKARAGSVRLIKVVIEDEQLVLGASQEPVGRWDQDYDRAVLPLLDAQEPCYLLYRLDSQNAQGFEWLFLAWSPDNSPVRLKMLYAATRATVKKEFGGGHIKDELFGTVKDDLSFAGYQKHVSSCAAPAPLTSAERELQQIRINEVKTELSVESKQQTLQGLAFPLQPAAQRALQQLRQKIVNYIQLKLDLERETIELVHTEPTDVAQLPSRVPRDTPRYHFFLYKHTHEGDPLESVVFIYSMPGYKCSIKERMLYSSCKSRLLDSVEQDFQLEISKKIEIGDGAELTAEFLYDEVHPKQHAFKQAFAKPKGPGGKRGHKRLIRGPGENGDDS; this is encoded by the exons ATGGCACATCAGACAGGCATCCACG CCACGGAGGAGCTGAAGGAATTCTTTGCCAAGGCTCGGGCTGGCTCTGTCCGGCTCATCAAAGTCGTCATTGAGGATG AGCAGCTCGTGCTGGGTGCCTCGCAGGAGCCGGTGGGCCGCTGGGACCAGGACTATGACAGGGCTGTGCTGCCGCTGCTAGACGCCCAGGAGCCCTGCTACCTGCTCTACCGCCTCGACTCACAGAATGCGCAGGGTTTTGAGTGGCTCTTCCTAGCCTGGTCGCCTGATAATTCCCCC GTGCGGCTGAAGATGTTGTACGCGGCCACACGGGCCACAGTGAAAAAGGAGTTTGGGGGAGGCCACATCAAGGATGAGCTCTTCGGGACTGTGAAG GACGACCTCTCATTCGCTGGGTATCAGAAGCACGTGTCCTCCTGTGCAGCACCCGCCCCGCTGACCTCGGCGGAGAGAGAGCTTCAGCAGATCCGGATCAACGAG GTGAAGACAGAGCTCAGTGTGGAGAGCAAGCAGCAGACCCTGCAGGGCCTCGCCTTCCCCCTGCAGCCCGCGGCCCAGCGGGCACTCCAGCAGCTCAGGCAGAAGATCGTCAACTACATCCAGCTG AAGCTGGACCTGGAGCGGGAGACCATAGAACTGGTGCACACAGAACCCACCGATGTGGCCCAGCTGCCCTCACGGGTGCCCCGAGATACTCCCCGCTACCACTTCTTCCTCTACAAGCACACCCACGAGGGGGACCCCCTCGAGTCTGTGG tgTTCATCTACTCGATGCCGGGCTACAAGTGCAGCATCAAGGAGCGCATGCTCTACTCCAGCTGCAAGAGCCGTCTCCTTGACTCCGTGGAACAGGACTTCCAGCTGGAGATCTCCAAGAAG ATTGAGATTGGTGATGGCGCAGAGCTGACGGCCGAGTTCCTCTATGACGAGGTGCACCCCAAGCAACACGCCTTCAAGCAGGCCTTCGCCAAGCCCAAGGGCCCTGGCGGCAAGCGGGGCCACAAGCGCCTCATCCGCGGCCCTGGCGAGAATGGGGATGACAGCTAG
- the TLR9 gene encoding toll-like receptor 9: MGSCRGALHPLSLLVQAEALAVALALGTLPAFLPCELQPRGQVNCNWLFLKSVPHFSAAAPRGNVTSLSLSSNRIHHLRDSDFAHLSSLRRLNLKWNCPPVSLSPMHFPCHMTIEPHTFLAVPTLEELNLSYNSITSVPALPKSLVYLSLSRTNILVLDVTSLSGLHALRSLYMDGNCYYKNPCRQALNVTPGALLGLRNLTHLSLKYNNLTEVPRNLPPSLEYLLLSYNRIVKLVPGDLANLTALRVLDVGGNCRRCDHARNPCMECPRHFPQLHPDTFSHLSHLEGLVLKDSSLSRLDVRWFRGLGNLKVLDLSENFLYDCITKTKAFQGLAQLRKLNLSFNYQKRVSFAHLQLASSFGSLISLQELDMHGIFFRLLNETTVRPLAQLPMLRILRLQMNFINQANLSIFGAFPGLRYVDLSDNRISGAAKLAATVGEADGGEKVWLQPGDLAAGPLDIPSSEDFMPNCKTFNFTLDLSRNNLVTVQPEMFAQLSHLQCLCLSHNSISQAVNGSQFLPLTRLRMLDLSHNKLDLYHGRSFTELPRLEALDLSYNSQPFSMQGVGHNLSFVAQLPSLRYLSLAHNDIHSRVSQQLCSTSLRALDFSGNALSRMWAEGDLYLRFFQGLRGLVRLDLSQNRLHTLLSCNLYNLPKSLQLLRLRNNHLAFFKWSSLTFLPNLEALDLAGNQLKALTNGTLPAGTRLRRLDLSGNNIGFVATGFFVLAVELREVNLSANALKTVEPSWFGPLASSLKILDVSANPLHCACGAAFVDFLLEVQAAVPGLPSRVKCGSPGQLQGRSIFAQDLRLCLDETLSWDCFGLSLLAVALGLAVPVLHHLCGWDLWYCFHLGLARLPRWGRWGEDPLPYDAFVVFDKAQSAVADWVYNELRGRLEEHRGRRALRLCLEERDWVPGKTLFENLWASVYGSRKTLFVLAHTDRVSGLLRASFLLAQQRLLEDRKDVVVLVILGPDAGRSRYVRLRQRLCRQSVLLWPHQPSGQGSFWAQLGVALTRDNRHFYNRNFCRGPTAE; encoded by the exons ATG gGTTCCTGCCGTGGTGCCCTGCACCCCCTGTCTCTGCTGGTGCAGGCCGAGGCCCTGGCTGTGGCCCTAGCTCTGGGtaccctgcctgccttcctcccctgtGAGCTCCAGCCCCGTGGCCAGGTGAACTGCAACTGGCTCTTCCTGAAATCTGTGCCCCACTTCTCCGCGGCAGCACCCCGTGGCAACGTCACCAGCCTTTCCTTGTCCTCCAACCGCATCCACCACCTCCGTGACTCTGACTTTGCCCACCTGTCCAGCCTGCGGCGTCTCAATCTCAAGTGGAACTGCCCGCCGGTCAGCCTCAGCCCGATGCACTTCCCCTGCCACATGACCATCGAGCCCCACACCTTCCTGGCTGTGCCCACCCTGGAGGAGCTGAACTTGAGCTACAACAGCATCACCTCCGTGCCTGCCCTGCCCAAATCCCTTGTGTACCTGTCCCTGAGCCGCACCAACATCCTGGTGCTGGATGTTACCAGCCTCTCGGGCCTGCACGCCCTGCGCTCCCTATATATGGACGGCAACTGCTATTACAAGAACCCCTGCAGGCAGGCACTGAATGTGACCCCAGGCGCCCTCCTTGGCCTGCGCAACCTCACTCACCTGTCGCTCAAGTACAACAACCTCACAGAGGTGCCCCGCAACCTGCCCCCCAGCCTTGAGTATCTGCTGTTGTCCTACAACCGCATTGTCAAATTGGTGCCGGGGGACCTGGCCAATTTGACTGCCCTGCGTGTGCTTGATGTGGGCGGAAACTGTCGCCGCTGTGACCATGCCCGCAATCCCTGCATGGAGTGCCCGCGTCACTTCCCCCAGCTACATCCTGATACTTTCAGCCACCTCAGCCATCTTGAAGGCCTGGTGTTGAAGGACAGTTCTCTCTCCAGGCTTGACGTCAGATGGTTCCGTGGTCTGGGCAACCTCAAAGTGCTGGACCTGAGTGAGAACTTCCTCTATGACTGCATCACCAAGACCAAGGCCTTCCAGGGTCTGGCACAGCTGCGCAAGCTCAACCTGTCCTTCAATTACCAAAAGAGAGTGTCCTTTGCCCACCTGCAGCTGGCATCCTCCTTCGGGAGCCTGATCTCACTGCAGGAGCTGGACATGCATGGCATCTTCTTCCGCTTGCTCAATGAGACCACGGTCCGGCCACTGGCCCAGCTGCCCATGCTCCGGATCCTGCGTCTGCAGATGAACTTCATCAACCAGGCCAACCTCAGCATCTTTGGGGCCTTCCCTGGCCTGCGCTATGTGGATCTGTCCGACAACCGCATTAGTGGAGCTGCAAAGCTGGCGGCCACCGTGGGGGAGGCGGATGGCGGGGAGAAGGTCTGGCTGCAGCCTGGGGACCTTGCTGCAGGCCCACTGGACATCCCCAGCTCTGAGGACTTCATGCCCAACTGTAAGACCTTTAACTTCACCTTGGACCTCTCAAGGAACAACCTGGTGACGGTCCAGCCGGAGATGTTTGCCCAGCTCTCTCACCTCCAGTGCCTTTGCCTGAGCCACAACAGCATTTCACAGGCGGTCAACGGCTCTCAGTTCCTGCCGCTGACCAGGCTGCGGATGCTGGACCTGTCTCATAATAAGCTGGACCTGTACCACGGGCGCTCGTTCACAGAACTACCACGCCTGGAGGCCCTGGACCTCAGCTACAACAGCCAGCCCTTCAGCATGCAGGGCGTGGGCCACAACCTCAGCTTCGTGGCCCAGCTGCCCTCCCTGCGCTACCTCAGCCTGGCACACAACGACATCCACAGCCGTGTGTCCCAGCAGCTCTGCAGCACCTCGCTGCGGGCACTGGACTTCAGCGGCAATGCCCTGAGCCGTATGTGGGCCGAGGGAGACCTCTACCTCCGCTTCTTCCAAGGCCTGAGAGGCCTGGTCCGGCTGGACTTGTCCCAGAATCGCCTGCATACCCTCTTGTCCTGCAACCTGTACAACCTCCCCAAGAGTCTGCAGCTGCTGCGTCTCCGTAACAATCACCTGGCCTTTTTCAAGTGGAGCAGCCTCACCTTCCTGCCCAACCTGGAAGCCCTGGACCTGGCGGGAAACCAGCTGAAGGCCCTGACCAACGGCACCCTGCCTGCTGGCACTCGGCTGCGGAGGCTGGACCTCAGCGGCAACAACATCGGCTTCGTGGCCACCGGCTTCTTTGTCCTGGCCGTGGAGCTGCGAGAGGTCAACCTCAGTGCCAACGCCCTCAAGACGGTGGAGCCCTCCTGGTTTGGACCCTTGGCAAGTTCCCTGAAAATCCTGGATGTGAGCGCCAACCCTCTGCACTGCGCCTGTGGGGCAGCCTTCGTGGACTTCCTGCTGGAGGTGCAGGCAGCCGTGCCTGGGCTGCCCAGCCGGGTGAAGTGTGGCAGTCCCGGCCAGCTCCAGGGCCGCAGCATCTTCGCACAGGACCTGCGCCTCTGCCTGGACGAGACCCTCTCCTGGGACTGTTTTGGCCTCTCACTGCTGGCTGTGGCTCTGGGCCTGGCTGTGCCCGTGCTGCACCACCTTTGCGGCTGGGACCTCTGGTACTGCTTCCACCTGGGCCTGGCCCGGCTTCCCCGGTGGGGACGGTGGGGAGAGGACCCCCTGCCCTATGATGCCTTCGTGGTCTTTGACAAGGCGCAGAGTGCCGTGGCCGACTGGGTGTACAACGAGCTGCGGGGGCGGCTGGAGGAGCACCGTGGGCGCCGGGCACTCCGCCTGTGCCTGGAGGAGCGCGACTGGGTGCCGGGCAAGACACTGTTCGAGAACCTGTGGGCCTCGGTCTACGGCAGCCGCAAGACGCTGTTTGTGCTGGCCCACACGGACCGGGTCAGCGGCCTCCTGCGCGCCAGCTTCCTGCTGGCCCAGCAGCGCCTGCTGGAGGACCGCAAGGACGTCGTGGTGCTGGTGATCCTGGGCCCCGACGCCGGCCGCTCCCGCTACGTGCGGCTGCGCCAGCGCCTCTGCCGCCAGAGCGTCCTCCTCTGGCCCCACCAGCCCAGCGGTCAGGGCAGCTTCTGGGCCCAGCTGGGCGTGGCCCTGACCAGGGACAACCGCCACTTTTATAACCGGAACTTCTGCCGCGGACCCACGGCCGAATAG